From Thalassospiraceae bacterium LMO-JJ14:
GGCATGGGCGAGCGGATTCTGATCCTGACGTTCGTTGTCATCATCATCGGCGGCATCGGATCCATACGCGGTGCTCTTGTCGGCGCCTTACTGGTCGGCATGGTCGATACATTCGGGCGCGCCTTTATGCCGTTGATCATGCGGTCCTTCTTCGATCCTTCATCTGCCGACAGCATCGGCGCATCCGTTTCCAGCGTGTCGATCTATATTTTGATGGCGCTGGTGCTGATCCTGCGACCGCGCGGCCTTTTTCAGGCTTATGGGAACTAGGGTCGGCAGGATGAAATTTTCCAGACGCACTTTGGTTCATCTTATCGGTCTTGCAGTACTGATCTTTTTGCCGTTGTTGGCGGAGCTTGGCGGTGAACCTTTTCTCGTCAATGTTTCAAGCCGGGTCCTGATCTATGCCCTGGCGGCGGTCAGTCTGGATCTGATCTTGGGATATGGGGCGATGGTCAGTTTCGGGCATGGCGCTTTTTTCGGTATCGGCGCCTATGTCGTCGGCATTCTCACGCATCATGCATTCAATGCGACGGATATCGCTTTCCTGCCAGGTATATGGACAGGGACGACAAGTGCAATTGTCCAGTGGCCTTTGGCCGTTCTTGTCAGTGGTTTTTTTGCGTTGGTCATCGGCGCGCTCAGCCTGCGTACGCAGGGTGTCTATTTCATCATGATTACATTGGCTTTTGCGCAGATGCTTTATTATTTCATGATTTCACTGCCGACATATGGGGGCCAGGACGGGTTGAGCCTGTGGGAGCGCTCTTCACTCGGTACGCTTGATCTATATGACGAGCGGACTTTTTACTACGTCTGCCTTTGTGCGCTGCTGGGGTTCCTGTTTCTTACACGGAAAATCGTCGCCAGCCGTTTCGGCATGGTGATTCGGGGATGTCAGCAGAACGAGACACGAATGCGCGCGCTCGGGTTTCCCACCTACCGCTATAAACTGGCCGCTTTCGTCATCGCGGGCATGGGGGCGGGACTGGCCGGCGCGCTCGCGGCCAATCACACGGAATTCGTTGGCCCCGGTCTGATGCACTGGACTCGCTCCGGTGAAATCATGGTGATGGTGATCCTGGGTGGCATGGGCACGCTGTTCGGTCCGATTCTGGGGGCAGCAACGCTTTTGATCATGGAGGAAGTGCTGATCCAGTATACAGAGCACTGGATGATCATCCTCGGGCCGTTCCTGCTGTTTGTGGTGCTGTTTGCCCGGCGTGGTATATATGGCTGGCTTATCGGCACGGAGAAGGGGGCGGACGATGACTGATCCCGTTCTCGATGTGCAGCAATTAAGCAAGTCATTCGGCGCGGTGCAGGCATCTGACAAGTTATCGTTCAGCGTCGCACCGGGGCAGGTACATGCACTGATCGGCCCGAACGGTGCCGGTAAGTCGACGGCGATCGCGCAAATAGTTGGCGAGTTACCACCGGATAGTGGGCGGATTTACTTTTCGGGTCAGGATATCACCGACCTTCCGACGTATCAGCGCGCTCAAGGTGGCATGCAGCGGTCTTACCAGATCACCAGCCTGTTTCAGGGGCTGACGGTCGAGGACAATGTTGCGATGGCGATACAGGCGCAGCAGGGTCACAGTTTCAGCTTCTGGGAAGCGGCGAGAAAAGTGTCGGCGCTCCGCACCCCGGCAATCGAAGCCCTGAAACAGGTAGGGTTGGAAGGCAAGGCCACGCTCCCGGTCACGGCGCTTTCGCACGGAGAGCAGCGTCAGCTCGAGCTGGCCATGGTGATGGCGGCAAAGCCGACCCTTTTATTGCTCGACGAACCGATGGCCGGGATGGGCCAGAGCGAAAGCCGCGCCATGATGGAGATTCTTAGACCGTTGAAGGGACGTATCAGCATATTGCTGGTTGAGCACGATATGGATGTCGTGTTCTCGCTGGCTGATGTGGTGAGCGTGTTGGACAAAGGGACCGTCCTGATGACCGGATCGCCGGACGAGGTCCGAAGCGATTCCCGTGTGCGCAGCGCATATCTGGGGGACGAGGGCTGATATGAGGATTCTCGAACTCGAAGCCGTCGAGACCTGTTACGGACCCAGCCAAGTGCTGTTCGGCGTTGATTTCACTGTCTCGCCCGGCGAGGTGGTAACGCTCATGGGGCGGAACGGCATGGGCAAGACGACAACCGTGCGCAGTATTATGGGGCTGTCACCCCCGGCACGGGGGCGGATTCGCTTTGACGGTAAGGATCTTGTCGGCATGCCGGCTTATCGAATCGCCCAATTGGGTATTGGATACGTGCCCGAGGGCAGGCAGGTGTTCCCGAATCTGACGGTCTTTGAAAATCTGGTTGCAACGGCATCGAATCGCCATGAAAGCCTTGCTCCATGGTCAGTTGCACGGGTTCTGCAGTTGTTCCCGCGCCTCGCCGAACGCAAGGAACAGTACGCCCGGACCCTATCAGGGGGGGAGCAGCAAATGCTGGCGATTGGCCGTGCGCTGATGACGAATCCCAAGTTTCTGATATTGGACGAAGCTACGGAAGGGCTTGCACCGGCCATTCGCGACGAAATATGGGGGGTGTTGGAACACAACCTCAAGAAGGCAGGGCAGGCGATACTGGTCATCGACAAGCACCCGAAAGCCATGGCACGCCTTGCTGACCGCCATTTCGTCATGGAGAAGGGGCGGATCGTATGGTCTGGCGACTCCGCCGCGCTTTTGGCCGGTCGGACGATGCAGGAACGGTTCCTCGGTGTGTGATTGCCGTTTCCGCGAAAGATGCAGGGCTGCGTGTGATTCTTGCCGCACCGCAGCATAAGCTGCCGTTTTCAGAAATAGGCACATCATGTTGTATGTGAAAGATTGTTTCGGGAAGATTCCGCAGTCTTTCCAAAAAGCGCTTAGGTGACTGATTTTACGAATTTTTTTTTCATGAAATTCAGGTTGACGACACCGGGGGGCACCTATATGTTCCGCCCCACTCAAGGGATTGGTGGTAGCCGTTTCCGGCTAGACGCAGTCGATGACTTGGGTGGAGATAAAAATTTAGCGAAAGCCCCGGACGCGAAGGTCGCTCTGGGGTGACGATATGAGCCATAGCCGGTACGCCCCGCAAGGTGTGCGCGGTCACGGCTCAACTCATGTTGAGAGCCCGATGGTGGGCGCGAGTATTTTAGGAGTTGGATTGAGCGTATGCCGACGATCAACCAGTTAATTCGCAAGCCGCGTAAAGCGCCTGTCACCCGTAACAAGGTGCCGGCCCTTGAGGCGTGCCCGCAAAAACGTGGTGTTTGCACCCGTGTTTATACAACCACCCCGAAAAAGCCGAACTCGGCCCTCCGGAAAGTCGCACGTGTGCGCCTGACCAACGGCTTCGAAGTGACGAGCTATATTCCGGGTGAAGGTCACAACCTGCAGGAACACTCGGTCGTCATGATCCGTGGCGGTCGCGTCAAGGATTTGCCGGGTGTGCGTTATCACATCATCCGCGGCACGCTCGATACCCAGGGCGTTAATGACCGCCGTCAGCGCCGTTCGAAATACGGCGCGAAGCGTCCGAAGTAAGGGAGCCAGGATATGTCCCGTCGCCACGCCGCTGAGAAGCGCAAAGTTCTGCCGGACGCGAAGTTCAAGGATCTGGTTGTCACCAAGTTCATGAACGCGCTGATGAATGACGGCAAGAAGTCCGCTGCTGAAAAGATCGTTTATGGTGCTTTCGACATCGTTCAGTCGAAGGGTGGCCAGGATCCGCTGCAGGTTTTCCATGAAGCTATTACCAACGTGAAGCCGATGATCGAAGTCCGCTCCCGCCGTGTCGGTGGTGCGACCTATCAGGTTCCCGTTGAAGTGCGTAATGACCGCCGGCAGGCACTGGCGATCCGCTGGCTCGTGGAAATGTCCCGCAAGCGTTCGGAAAATACGATGATGGAGCGTCTGTCCGCCGAGCTTCTTGATGCCGCCAACAACCGAGGCGCCGCTGTCAAGAAGCGTGAAGACACGCACCGTATGGCGGAGGCCAACAAGGCCTTCTCGCATTATCGCTGGTAATTTAGGAGCCGATCGAATGTCAGCCCGCGTAACACCGCTCGAGCGCTACCGTAATATCGGGATCATGGCCCATATTGACGCCGGTAAAACGACGACCACCGAGCGCGTCCTCTATTACACCGGCAAGTCCTACAAGATCGGTGAAGTCCACGATGGTAACGCCACCATGGACTGGATGGAGCAGGAGCAGGAGCGTGGCATCACGATTACCTCTGCTGCGACCACCGCATTCTGGAAAGATCATCGCGTAAACATCATTGATACGCCCGGCCACGTTGACTTCACGATTGAAGTCGAGCGTTCGCTGCGTGTTCTCGATGGCGCCGTTGCCGTGTTCGACTCGGTTGCCGGTGTCGAGCCGCAGTCCGAAACGGTTTGGCGTCAGGCCGATAAATACGGCGTGCCGCGGATGTGCTTCGTCAACAAGATGGACCGTATCGGTGCCGATTTCTATCGTTGCGTCGACATGATCATCGATCGTCTTGGTGCGATTCCGGCTGTGCTGCAGTTGCCGATTGGCAGCGAATCTGATTTCGTTGGTGTCGTCGATCTGATCACGATGCAGGCAATTATCTGGAAAGACGAAAGCCTGGGTGCCGAATTCGAATATACCGATATTCCGGCTGATCTTGCCGACAAAGCCGCCGAGTACCGCGAGAAGCTGATCGAAACCATTGTTGAAGTCGATGACGATGCGATGGAAGCCTATCTCGAAGGTAACGAACCGGACGAAGCCACCATCAAGAAATGCATTCGCAAGGGCTGCATCGGAAACGTATTCGTTCCCGTCCTGTGTGGCTCCGCATTCAAAAACAAGGGTGTGCAGCCGATGCTGGACGCCGTAGTAGACTTCCTGCCGTCGCCGCTCGATGTGCCGGCCATCAAGGGTGTCGACGTCGACGATCCTGAAAAGGCAATGATCCGCAAAAGCGATGACGAAGAGCCTTTCGCGGCGCTTGCGTTCAAGATCATGAACGATCAGCACGTCGGGTCGCTGACCTTCTGCCGTATTTATTCGGGCAGTGTTTCACAGGGTGCGACCGTCCAGAATACGGTCAAGGGTAAGCGCGAACGTATTGGCCGTATGTTGCTCATGCATGCCAACACCCGCGAGCAAATTGAAGAAGCAATGGCCGGTGACATTGTTGCCCTGGTGGGCCTCAAGGATACCACGACCGGTGACACGCTTTGCGACCCGGCCAAGCCGGTCATTCTGGAGCGGATGGAATTCCCCGATCCTGTGATCGAGGTTGCTGTTGAGCCGAAAACCAAAGCCGACCAGGAAAAGATGGGTGTTGCCCTGCAGCGTCTTGCTGCCGAGGATCCGTCTTTCCGTGTCAAATCCGACGAAGAGTCTGGCCAAACCATCATCGCCGGTATGGGCGAACTTCACCTCGATATTCTGGTCGATCGCATGAAGCGCGAATTCAAGGTCGAGGCCAACGTCGGGCAGCCGCAGGTTGCTTACCGTGAAACGATCTCTAAGCCTTACGACTGCGATTACACGCACAAGAAGCAGACCGGTGGTTCAGGGCAGTTTGCCCGCGTCAAGATCATGTTCGAGCCACTGCCGCCTGGTTCCGGTATCGAATTCGAAAACAAAGTCGTTGGCGGTAACGTGCCGCGTGAATTTATCCCGGGAGTCGAAAAGGGCATTCGCAGTGCTGCCGAAAGCGGTGTGATGTGCGGTTTTCCGTGCATTGACTTCAAGGCCCTGCTCTATGATGGCGCGTCGCATGACGTCGACAGTTCGGTCATGGCATTCGAAATCGCAGCCCGTGCCGCTTTTCGTGAAGGTATGGCGGCTGCCAAGCCGGTCCTTCTCGAGCCGGTCATGAAGGTCGAGGTCGTCACCCCGGAAGATTATATGGGTGATATCATCGGCGATCTGAATTCACGTCGTGGTCAGGTTCAGGATATGGACCAGCGCGGCAACGCCCGAGTAGTGACGGCCATGGTGCCGCTCGCTAACATGTTCGGCTACGTCAACGAACTACGTTCGATGTCGCAAGGCCGTGCCCAATACACCATGCATTTTGATCACTATGCCGAAGTGCCGAATCAGGTCTCTCTGGAGATCAAAGAACGGCTCGCCGGCTAATTGAGAACGGAGACGAACGAAGATGGCCAAGGAAAAGTTTGAGCGTAACAAGCCGCACTGCAACGTTGGCACGATTGGCCACGTTGACCATGGCAAGACGACGCTGACGGCGGCGATTACGAAGGTTCTTGCGGAAGCCGGCGGCGGTGAAGCAATGGCATTTGATATGATCGACAAGGCGCCTGAAGAGCGTGCCCGTGGGATCACGATTTCGACGGCGCACGTCGAGTACGAGACGGAAGCGCGTCACTACGCGCACGTCGACTGCCCGGGTCACGCGGATTATGTTAAGAACATGATCACGGGTGCGGCGCAGATGGACGGTGCCATTCTGGTTTGTTCGGCTGCTGACGGCCCGATGCCGCAGACGCGCGAGCACATTCTTCTGGCCCGCCAGGTTGGTGTTCCGGCGCTTGTTGTTTTTATGAACAAGGTCGACCAGGTTGACGACGAAGAGCTTCTTGAGCTTGTCGAGATGGAAATCCGCGAGCTTCTGTCGAGCTACGATTTCCCGGGCGACGATATTCCGATCATCAAGGGTTCGGCTTTGGCCGCGCTTGAAGGCCGCGATGACGAGATCGGCAAGAACGCCATTCTTGAGCTGATGAAGGCTGTTGACGATTACATTCCTCAGCCTGAGCGTCCGGTCGATCAGGACTTCCTGATGCCGATCGAGGATGTTTTCTCGATTTCCGGTCGTGGGACGGTTGTGACGGGCCGCGTTGAGCGCGGTGTGATCAACACCGGCGACGAAATTGAAATCGTCGGCATCAAGGCGACGCAGAAGACGACGTGCACGGGTGTCGAGATGTTCCGCAAGCTGCTTGACCAGGGTCAGGCCGGCGACAACATCGGCGCGCTGCTGCGCGGTACGAAGCGCGAGGAAGTTGAGCGCGGTCAGGTTCTGGCGAAGCCGGGCTCGATCACGCCGCACACGAAGTTCTCTTGCGAAGCGTACATTCTGACGAAGGAAGAGGGTGGCCGTCACACGCCGTTCTTTGCCAACTACCGTCCTCAGTTCTACTTCCGGACCACGGATGTGACCGGGACGGTTGAGTTGGCCGAAGGTACGGAAATGGTGATGCCGGGCGACAACATCTCGATGAACGTGACGTTGATTGCCCCGATCGCCATGGACGAAGGTCTGCGTTTTGCTATCCGTGAAGGCGGCCGCACCGTTGGTGCCGGCGTCGTCGCGAAAATCATCGAGTAACGATTAATTTGCCGCGCCTCCGGAATAATTCCGGGGGCGTTCGCAACTTTGAAGGTCGAAGGCCATGGAACAACAAAATATTCGTATTCGCCTGAAGGCATTTGATCACCGCGTTCTGGATCAGTCCGCCCGCGAGATCGTGAATACGGCTCAACGTACGGGTGCCAATGTTCGTGGCCCGATCCCGTTACCGACGCGGATCGAGAAGTTCACGGTGTTGCGGTCACCGCACATCGATAAGAAGTCGCGTGAACAGTTTGAAATCCGGACCCACAAGCGGGTTCTGGATATCGTTGACCCGACCCCGCAAACCGTCGACGCGCTGATGAAGCTCGATCTGGCGGCTGGTGTCGACGTTGAGATCAAACTTTAAGCGCCGTAATTGGGAACAGTGATATGCGTACCGGTTTAATCGCAAAAAAGATGGGGATGACCCGCATTTTCGCCGAGGGTGGAGCACACATCCCGGTGACCGTGCTGGCTCTTGATGAAGTTCAGGTTGTCGCCCAGCGCAACGATGAGCGTGACGGTTACACCGCGCTCCAGGTCGGCTACGGCAAGGCCAAGGTGAAGCGCGTATCCAAAGCGATGCGTGGCCATTTCGCCAAAGCCAAGGTCGAACCGAAGAAGAAACTCGTGGAATT
This genomic window contains:
- a CDS encoding branched-chain amino acid ABC transporter permease; translated protein: MKFSRRTLVHLIGLAVLIFLPLLAELGGEPFLVNVSSRVLIYALAAVSLDLILGYGAMVSFGHGAFFGIGAYVVGILTHHAFNATDIAFLPGIWTGTTSAIVQWPLAVLVSGFFALVIGALSLRTQGVYFIMITLAFAQMLYYFMISLPTYGGQDGLSLWERSSLGTLDLYDERTFYYVCLCALLGFLFLTRKIVASRFGMVIRGCQQNETRMRALGFPTYRYKLAAFVIAGMGAGLAGALAANHTEFVGPGLMHWTRSGEIMVMVILGGMGTLFGPILGAATLLIMEEVLIQYTEHWMIILGPFLLFVVLFARRGIYGWLIGTEKGADDD
- a CDS encoding ABC transporter ATP-binding protein, producing MTDPVLDVQQLSKSFGAVQASDKLSFSVAPGQVHALIGPNGAGKSTAIAQIVGELPPDSGRIYFSGQDITDLPTYQRAQGGMQRSYQITSLFQGLTVEDNVAMAIQAQQGHSFSFWEAARKVSALRTPAIEALKQVGLEGKATLPVTALSHGEQRQLELAMVMAAKPTLLLLDEPMAGMGQSESRAMMEILRPLKGRISILLVEHDMDVVFSLADVVSVLDKGTVLMTGSPDEVRSDSRVRSAYLGDEG
- a CDS encoding ABC transporter ATP-binding protein, encoding MLELEAVETCYGPSQVLFGVDFTVSPGEVVTLMGRNGMGKTTTVRSIMGLSPPARGRIRFDGKDLVGMPAYRIAQLGIGYVPEGRQVFPNLTVFENLVATASNRHESLAPWSVARVLQLFPRLAERKEQYARTLSGGEQQMLAIGRALMTNPKFLILDEATEGLAPAIRDEIWGVLEHNLKKAGQAILVIDKHPKAMARLADRHFVMEKGRIVWSGDSAALLAGRTMQERFLGV
- the rpsL gene encoding 30S ribosomal protein S12 yields the protein MPTINQLIRKPRKAPVTRNKVPALEACPQKRGVCTRVYTTTPKKPNSALRKVARVRLTNGFEVTSYIPGEGHNLQEHSVVMIRGGRVKDLPGVRYHIIRGTLDTQGVNDRRQRRSKYGAKRPK
- the rpsG gene encoding 30S ribosomal protein S7 gives rise to the protein MSRRHAAEKRKVLPDAKFKDLVVTKFMNALMNDGKKSAAEKIVYGAFDIVQSKGGQDPLQVFHEAITNVKPMIEVRSRRVGGATYQVPVEVRNDRRQALAIRWLVEMSRKRSENTMMERLSAELLDAANNRGAAVKKREDTHRMAEANKAFSHYRW
- the fusA gene encoding elongation factor G, which translates into the protein MSARVTPLERYRNIGIMAHIDAGKTTTTERVLYYTGKSYKIGEVHDGNATMDWMEQEQERGITITSAATTAFWKDHRVNIIDTPGHVDFTIEVERSLRVLDGAVAVFDSVAGVEPQSETVWRQADKYGVPRMCFVNKMDRIGADFYRCVDMIIDRLGAIPAVLQLPIGSESDFVGVVDLITMQAIIWKDESLGAEFEYTDIPADLADKAAEYREKLIETIVEVDDDAMEAYLEGNEPDEATIKKCIRKGCIGNVFVPVLCGSAFKNKGVQPMLDAVVDFLPSPLDVPAIKGVDVDDPEKAMIRKSDDEEPFAALAFKIMNDQHVGSLTFCRIYSGSVSQGATVQNTVKGKRERIGRMLLMHANTREQIEEAMAGDIVALVGLKDTTTGDTLCDPAKPVILERMEFPDPVIEVAVEPKTKADQEKMGVALQRLAAEDPSFRVKSDEESGQTIIAGMGELHLDILVDRMKREFKVEANVGQPQVAYRETISKPYDCDYTHKKQTGGSGQFARVKIMFEPLPPGSGIEFENKVVGGNVPREFIPGVEKGIRSAAESGVMCGFPCIDFKALLYDGASHDVDSSVMAFEIAARAAFREGMAAAKPVLLEPVMKVEVVTPEDYMGDIIGDLNSRRGQVQDMDQRGNARVVTAMVPLANMFGYVNELRSMSQGRAQYTMHFDHYAEVPNQVSLEIKERLAG
- the tuf gene encoding elongation factor Tu, producing the protein MAKEKFERNKPHCNVGTIGHVDHGKTTLTAAITKVLAEAGGGEAMAFDMIDKAPEERARGITISTAHVEYETEARHYAHVDCPGHADYVKNMITGAAQMDGAILVCSAADGPMPQTREHILLARQVGVPALVVFMNKVDQVDDEELLELVEMEIRELLSSYDFPGDDIPIIKGSALAALEGRDDEIGKNAILELMKAVDDYIPQPERPVDQDFLMPIEDVFSISGRGTVVTGRVERGVINTGDEIEIVGIKATQKTTCTGVEMFRKLLDQGQAGDNIGALLRGTKREEVERGQVLAKPGSITPHTKFSCEAYILTKEEGGRHTPFFANYRPQFYFRTTDVTGTVELAEGTEMVMPGDNISMNVTLIAPIAMDEGLRFAIREGGRTVGAGVVAKIIE
- the rpsJ gene encoding 30S ribosomal protein S10 — translated: MEQQNIRIRLKAFDHRVLDQSAREIVNTAQRTGANVRGPIPLPTRIEKFTVLRSPHIDKKSREQFEIRTHKRVLDIVDPTPQTVDALMKLDLAAGVDVEIKL